One genomic region from Desulfovibrio sp. Huiquan2017 encodes:
- a CDS encoding ribonucleoside triphosphate reductase, translating to MPSQIMKRDGRLETWSTDRIAQAVFKALSASGIKDPLLARRLARNVEKKLDGMDIPEQEHVQNMVEQVLMEGRQYDIAKKYILYREKRRQLRSQKEAYLDIKDVIDSYLDQADWRVNENANMTHSFQGLMLHLSGTVQARYALEKYPEEIRLAHEHGYFHIHDLSFGLAGYCAGWSLRDLLLEGFNLEGRASAGPAKHFDTALGQMNNFLGTLQNEWAGAQAFNNVDTYLAPFVREDALTYDQVRQCMQKFVFNLNTTSRWGGQSPFTNLSFDLVAPKHIAKEPAIVGGRYDDDLTYGDFQEEMDMINRAYIEVMLEGDHSDRIFSFPIPTYNVTEDFPWESEIGETLMQLTAKYGVPYFQNFISSDLNPEDVRSMCCRLQMDLRELRNKTGGLFGAGDLTGSIGVVTLNLPKLAYLAQSEDDFLDLVEEYAELAKDSLEFKRKIINNNLEAGMFPWSRRYLKNGYKGHFSTIGLLGGHEACLNLIGKGIETEGGVRLMRRTLNHLRRITARFQEETGNLYNLEATPAEGTSYRLAKIDKSLYADIKTQGNGTPYYTNSTQLPVGISEDVLYALEHQNQLQPLYTGGTVFHTFLGEAVTEPKSLKNFILKAFSKTKIPYISITPTFSICKEHGYILGEHFECPTCGQEAEVYTRIVGYYRPVSRWNKGKQAEYTDRVVFSDCLCN from the coding sequence ATGCCAAGCCAAATCATGAAGAGAGACGGCCGGCTGGAAACCTGGTCGACTGATCGCATCGCACAGGCCGTTTTCAAGGCGCTCAGCGCCAGCGGGATCAAAGATCCCCTCCTTGCCAGGCGGTTGGCCCGCAATGTCGAGAAGAAGCTCGACGGCATGGACATTCCCGAGCAGGAGCACGTCCAGAACATGGTCGAGCAGGTGCTTATGGAGGGTCGGCAGTACGACATCGCCAAGAAGTACATCCTGTATCGCGAAAAGCGCCGCCAGCTCCGCTCCCAGAAAGAGGCCTACCTGGACATCAAGGACGTCATCGACTCCTATCTGGACCAGGCCGACTGGCGCGTCAACGAAAACGCCAACATGACCCACTCCTTCCAGGGGCTCATGCTGCATCTGTCCGGCACGGTCCAGGCCCGCTACGCGCTCGAAAAATATCCCGAGGAAATCCGCCTGGCCCATGAGCACGGCTATTTCCACATCCATGACCTGTCCTTCGGGCTGGCCGGATACTGCGCGGGCTGGTCCCTGCGCGACCTGCTGCTCGAAGGCTTCAATCTCGAAGGGCGCGCCTCGGCGGGTCCGGCCAAGCACTTCGACACCGCGCTCGGCCAGATGAACAATTTTCTCGGCACCCTGCAAAACGAATGGGCCGGAGCCCAGGCGTTCAACAACGTGGACACCTACCTCGCTCCGTTCGTCCGCGAGGACGCGCTTACCTACGACCAGGTGCGCCAGTGCATGCAGAAGTTCGTCTTCAACCTGAACACCACCTCGCGATGGGGCGGCCAGTCGCCGTTCACCAATCTGTCCTTCGATCTGGTAGCCCCCAAGCACATCGCCAAGGAGCCCGCCATCGTCGGCGGCAGGTACGACGACGATCTGACCTACGGCGACTTCCAGGAAGAGATGGACATGATCAACCGGGCCTACATCGAGGTCATGCTCGAAGGCGACCACTCCGACCGCATCTTCTCCTTCCCCATCCCGACCTACAACGTCACCGAGGACTTCCCCTGGGAATCCGAGATCGGCGAAACGCTCATGCAGCTGACCGCCAAATACGGCGTGCCCTACTTCCAGAACTTCATCAGCTCGGACCTGAACCCCGAGGATGTGCGCTCCATGTGCTGCCGCCTCCAGATGGACCTGCGCGAGCTGCGCAACAAGACCGGCGGCCTGTTCGGCGCGGGCGACCTGACCGGCTCCATCGGCGTGGTCACCCTGAACCTGCCCAAGCTCGCCTACCTGGCCCAGAGCGAAGACGACTTCCTGGACCTGGTCGAGGAATACGCGGAGCTGGCCAAGGATTCCCTGGAGTTCAAACGCAAGATCATCAACAACAACCTCGAAGCGGGCATGTTCCCCTGGTCCAGGCGCTACCTCAAGAACGGCTACAAGGGCCACTTTTCGACCATCGGCCTGCTCGGCGGGCATGAAGCCTGCCTGAACCTCATCGGCAAGGGCATCGAGACCGAGGGCGGCGTGCGCCTCATGCGCCGCACCCTGAACCACCTGCGCCGCATCACCGCCCGCTTCCAGGAGGAGACCGGCAACCTCTACAACCTCGAAGCCACGCCCGCCGAAGGCACCAGCTACCGCCTGGCCAAGATCGACAAGTCGCTTTACGCCGACATCAAGACCCAGGGCAACGGCACTCCCTACTACACCAACTCCACCCAACTGCCCGTGGGCATCTCCGAGGACGTGCTCTATGCCCTGGAACACCAGAACCAACTCCAGCCGCTGTACACCGGTGGCACCGTGTTCCACACCTTCCTGGGCGAGGCGGTGACCGAGCCGAAATCCCTCAAGAACTTCATCCTCAAGGCCTTTTCCAAGACCAAGATACCGTACATCTCCATCACGCCCACCTTCTCCATCTGCAAGGAGCACGGCTACATTCTGGGCGAACACTTCGAATGCCCCACCTGCGGGCAGGAGGCCGAGGTCTACACCCGCATCGTGGGCTATTATCGACCCGTGTCCCGCTGGAACAAGGGCAAACAGGCGGAATACACCGACCGCGTGGTCTTCAGCGACTGCCTGTGCAACTAA
- a CDS encoding anaerobic ribonucleoside-triphosphate reductase activating protein has product MNEPKGAWNFVRGFENLSLCDWPGRTSCIIFLGGCNLRCPTCHNFQLAWDMHTLPVLDPQSIKAYLRDRAGWLDGVTISGGEPSAVPGVGELAFEIKKVGLPVKMDTNGMRPEVVAELLEERLVDTFAVDVKGPYAKYPSLTGNAVSEIAARANMAGIFKMAEALPDAFYFRITQVPGLTEADIAVARGYLPPNHELKIQKYVPPRRTLEHAKPNHEERRPAGNLVD; this is encoded by the coding sequence ATGAACGAGCCGAAAGGGGCCTGGAATTTTGTCCGCGGGTTCGAGAACCTAAGCCTGTGCGATTGGCCCGGAAGGACCTCCTGCATCATCTTTCTGGGCGGCTGCAACCTGCGCTGCCCCACCTGCCACAACTTCCAACTCGCCTGGGACATGCACACGCTGCCCGTCCTCGACCCGCAGAGCATCAAAGCCTACCTGCGCGACCGGGCAGGCTGGCTGGACGGCGTGACCATCTCCGGCGGCGAACCCTCCGCAGTGCCCGGCGTGGGCGAACTGGCTTTCGAGATCAAGAAGGTCGGATTGCCCGTGAAGATGGACACCAACGGCATGCGCCCGGAAGTGGTTGCCGAACTCCTTGAGGAACGGCTCGTGGACACCTTCGCCGTGGACGTCAAGGGCCCGTATGCCAAGTATCCGTCCCTGACCGGCAACGCCGTGTCCGAGATCGCGGCCCGCGCCAATATGGCCGGAATCTTCAAAATGGCCGAAGCCCTGCCCGACGCCTTCTACTTCCGCATCACGCAGGTGCCAGGCCTGACCGAGGCCGACATCGCTGTTGCGCGAGGATATCTGCCCCCGAATCATGAACTGAAAATTCAGAAATACGTGCCCCCAAGGAGGACGCTGGAGCATGCCAAGCCAAATCATGAAGAGAGACGGCCGGCTGGAAACCTGGTCGACTGA